DNA from Anaerolineales bacterium:
CATCGCCGTGGCCAAGCGCCAGGGGGTGGAGCCCAGCAAGCTGCGCGGCACGGTGCAGAATGACATTCTGAAAGAATACATTGCCCGCGGCACCTATATCTACCCACCCCAGCCCTCGATGCGGCTGATCACCGATATTTTCAAGTATTGCCAGCAGGAAGTGCCGCGCTGGAACACGATCAGCATCTCGGGCTATCACATCCGCGAAGCTGGCTCCACCGCCGTGCAGGAAGTGGCCTTCACCCTGGCCAATGGCATTGCCTATGTGGAAGAGGCGCTGCGCGCCGGCCTAAACGTAGACGATTTTGCCGGCCAGCTCTCGTTCTTCTTCAACGCCCACAACCACTTTCTTGAAGAGATCGCCAAATTCCGTGCCGCCCGCCGCATTTGGGCGCGCATCATGAAAGAGCGCTTCAAGGCGCAGAACCCGGCCTCATGGAAGCTACGCTTCCACACGCAGACGGCTGGCTCCACGCTCACCGCCCAGCAGCCGCAGAACAACGTGGCGCGCGTGACGGTGCAGGCGCTGGCCGCCGTGCTCGGCGGCACGCAGAGCCTGCACACCAACAGCCTGGACGAGGCGCTGTGGCTGCCCACTGAGAGCGCCGTGCGCGTGGCGCTGCGTACGCAGCAGATCATTGCCCACGAATCCAAGGCCGGCGATACGGTCGACCCGTTGGGTGGCGCGTATGCCATCGAGTACCTCACCGACCAGATCGAAGCCGAGGTGCAAAAATACCTCGAGCGCATCGAGGGTATGGGCGGCGCGTTGGCGGCGATCCAGCAGGGCTACGTGCAGAACGAGATCCAGAACGCCGCCTATGAGTTCCAGCAAGCGTTGGAGAGCGGCGAAGAGATCGTGGTGGGCGTGAACGCCTTCCAAACCGAAGAAGACGTGCAGCCCGAACGCCTGCAAGTCGACCCGAGCCTGGAGGCTGCCGCCCGCCAACGGCTGGCGGCGCTGCGCCAACGGCGTGATAACGCCCGCGTGCACGAGCTGCTGGGCCATCTGGAGACGGCCGCCAAAGGCAGCCAGAACCTGCTGCCGGTGTTCATTGAATGTGTAGAGAACAACATCACCCTCGGCGAGATCTGCAATCACTTGCGCAGCCTGTGGGGTGAATACCAGCCGCCCGCGGCCTAAGGAGCCAGAAGCGCAATGCCTTCGTTCGTCAAGAAGATCGATCACATCGCCGTGGTGGTAAAGGACATGGATAAAGCCCTGGAATTCTGGCAGGATGCGCTCGGGCTAGATCTCTCGCACCTCGAAGAAGTGCCCAGCGAAAAATCCATCGTGGCCTTTTTGCCCGCTGCCGAGAGCGAAGTGGAACTGGTGACCCCCACGGATACGGAGAGCGGCGTGGCACGCTACCTGGAGAAGCGCGGGCCAGGTATGCATCACATCTGCTTCGAGGTGTATGACATTGAAGCCACCATGGCGCACCTGCGCACCAAAAATGTGCGCCTGATCAACCCCGAGCCGATCATCGGCACAGGCGGCAAGAAGATCGCCTTCATCCACCCGGAGAGTACCCACGGCGTGCTGGTGGAGCTGTACGAGCTGAGCGGGCAAGAGTTGCAGATCCGCCTGGAGCGTGCCCGCCAGGCCGCCGCGCACCTGCTCAACCAAGGCCAGCTGCGCGCCGCCGAAGCCATCGAGTACTTGCGCAAGCTCACCCGCCCGGCCAGCCCGCGCGACAAGCGCAACTAAGCCCGGTTGACGATAAACACGCTGCCCAGCACCAAGCCACCGCCCAGCAACAGGGCCGGATCCAACGTTTCGCCGAGGAACAGCACGCCCATCACCACGCCCACCAGGGGAAAGGTGTAAGTGGTCAGCGAAACGCGCGCCGGGCCGATGGTACGGATCAAGTAGTAATACAGCAAATAGGCCAGGTAGGAGCTAAACACACCCAGGTAGAGCACGCCCAGCAGCGGCAGCCACTGGGTAGGCGCTTGCACCGGCCGCTCGACCAGCGGCACCAGCAGCCATACCAGCGCACCGCTGAACAGCGTGGGCACCAGCGCCTGCACCAGCACGCTGTGCGGGTGCAAGGCTTTGCGGGCGAACACCGCGCTGGCCGCGTACAGGAACGCGGCCAGCAAATGCGAAACGTAGCCCCACAGCGTCGATTGGCTTGCCCCCACATCGCGCAAAAGCAACAGCACCACGCCGGCAAAGCCCACCAGCAAGCCCAGCCACTGCCAGCCGCGCAGGCGGTCTTCCTTCAACGTGAAGTACGCCAAAATAACAGTGAACAAGGGCATAGTGGACAGCATGATGGAAGCCACGCCGGTATCAATGTATTGCTGGCCGGAAGTGGTCATCACCCACGGCACCGCCATATTGATCAGGCCCATCAACAACAGCGGCCACCACTGCGCCCAGCCGCGCGGCCATTGCGGGCGCACGATCAGGGCGTGCAGCGCCAGCAGCAGGCCGCCCACCAACAGGCGCCAACCTACCAGCGTGAAGGGCGGCAACTGCACCAACGCTACTTTGATCCAGTAAAAGGCACCGCCCCACGCCAGGCATAGGGCAACGAAAGCCAGCAGCTCCAGGCGCGCCTGGCTGCGTACAGGGGAAGAGGCCATGCGTTGGGCTTAGCCGCGGTTGACGATGAGCAGGCTGGCCAGGATCAGCAAGCCGCCCAGCACCAGATGCCAATCCAGCGCCTCGCCCAGGAACAGCACACCCAGCGTCACCCCCACCACCGGAAAAGTATAGGTGACCATGGTGGTGCGCGTCGGGCCCACGGAGTGGATCAGATAATAGTAAAACAGGTAGGCGGCGCACGAACCCACCAGGCCGAGCCAGGCCAGCGCCACCCAGGTGATGCCCATCTGCGGTAGATGCAGCGGGGATTCCACGGCCAGCGCTGAGGCCCAAATGAACGCATCCGCGGAGAGCAGCGGGATCAGTGCCTGCACTACCGGCGTGGTGCCCTTGGTGCGGCTGCGCGCAAACACCGCGCTGCCAGCATAAAACAACACCGCCAGGATCATGGCACCCTGTGCCAGCAGGTTCAGACGCACATCCCCCGGCACATCACGCAGCACCAGCAGGGCCACGCCCACAAAGCCCACCAGCAGGCCGGCCACACGGCGCACGCTCATCTTGTCATCGCTGAGCATGAAGTGCGCGATCACGGTGGTGAACAAGGGCACCGAGCTATTCAAAATTGAGGCCACCGCCGAGTCAATGTGCAGCTCCGCCCAGGAGATGAGCGCAAACGGCAACGCCGTATTGGTGATGCCCAGGATCAGCAGGTTGCGGATCAGGGCCTTATCGCGCGGCCATTCGGATTTGCGCAGGAAGTAGACCACCAGCAAGCCTAGAATGCCAAACAGCACGCGCAGCGCCACCAGCAGGAACGGGCCCACTTCGCTCAGCGCGATCTTGATCCAGAAAAAAGACGAACCCCAGGCCAAGGCCAGGCCCAGAAATACCAACCAATCTTTGCTCTTCATACACTCCTCATCTATTCAGCTCTGGGCCAGCGATCCACAGGGCATAACCCCCAGCCTGCGTTGGCGATACTGTTATAACCCGCCCCGGCAATTTTTTGTGAAAGCAGGCAATCTCATGCAAAAAAAAATCGGGCTGGCCAATGGCCAGCCCGATTACAGACACTGTAGCCGCGCCTATTCGTAACGCAGCGCTTCCACCGGTTGCAAACTGGCCGCCTGGTTGGCCGGGTACAAGCCAAAGAACAGGCCCACCGCCATCGAGAACAGAGTGGCCAGCAGCACAGAATCGAGCCCGATCACGGGGGTGATATCGGCGTTGCTGGCGGCCGCCACGGCACCCACGGCGAGCGAGATCAGCCAGCCGAGCAGAATGCCGAGCACGCCGCCCAGCAAGCTGAGCATCGACGATTCGGCCAGGAACTGGATCAGAATGTCCCGCTTGCACGCCCCCAACGCCTTGCGCAGGCCGATCTCACGCGTGCGCTCGATCACTGAGACGAGCATGATGTTCATGATGCCGATGCCGCCCACCAGCAGCGAGATGGCCGCCACGCCGCCCAGGAAAATGGTCAGCACACCGGTCACCGCCGCAGCCGTATCCAAAAAGTCTTGCTGGTTGAAGATGGTGAAATCATCGGCGCCGATGCCAGTGCGGTGGCGTGCCCGCAGGATGGCCGCGATCTCTTCACTGGCCTGGGGTACTGCCTCCGAGCTGGCCGCCTGCACGATGACCATATCGACGCGGTTGGGTGTGGTGCGCCGCAGCAGGCGCGCCTGGGCCGTGGTGAGCGGCACAATCACGCGATTGTCCTCATTGGTGAAGCCCGAGCCGCCCTTGGAAACCAGCAAGCCGATCACGCGGAAGGGCTGGCCTTCGATGCGCACACTTTCACCCACCACGCCATCCGTGCGCCCGAAGAGCTCCTCGGCCACATCCGGCCCCAGGATCACCACCGCCGAGCGCGCCAGCAGGTGCGCCTCGGAGATGAACTCCCCTTCGGTGAGCTCGATGTTGCGCACCCAGCTGTAGTCCGGCGTGACTGCATCGAGCACGGTGGAGGTGCTTTCACCCTGGGCGGTGACGGTGGCCGAGCCTTGCATCATCGGCGCCACGCCGATCACCGAGGGCGCGGCGAAGTTGTCTTGCATCGCCTGGGCATCCGCCAGGGTCAGCGGTTTGGGGTTGGTGACATCACTGCCACCGCCGGAAATGACGAAGAGCAAATTGGTGCCAATGCCTTCGATCGTGCCGGTGATCGTGCTCTGCGCCCCGCGCCCCACCGCCAGCATGGCGATCACCGCGGCGACACCGATGACGATGCCCAGCACGGTGAGCGCCGAGCGCAATTTGTTGGCGGCCAGGCTCTCCAGCGCGACCACAAAAGAATTCAGATAGTTCATGTTAGCTCTCCGCCACCTGGCCATCACGGATCGTGACGACGCGCTGGGTGCGCTTGGCGATCTCAGGATCATGGGTAACGATGATCAGGGTCACGCCGCGCTCTTTGTTGAGCGCCAACAGCATCTTCATGATCTCATCGCCCGATTTGCTATCCAGGTTGCCGGTGGGCTCATCCGCCATGATGAAAGCCGGATTGTTGACCAGCGCCCGCGCAATCGCTACGCGCTGCTGCTGCCCACCGGAAAGTTCGTTGGGTTTGTGGTGCAGGCGCTCGCCCAGGCCCACGGCTTCGAGCGCCTGGCGGGCGATGGCGCTGCGGTCTTCGTTGCGGTTGGCATAGCGCAGCGGCAGCTCGACATTGGCCAGGGCGCTGGCGCGCTTGAGCAAGTTAAAGGTCTGAAAAATAAAGCCCACTTTGCGGTTACGCACATCCGCCAACTGGTCATCATTCATCTCGGCCACGCTTTCGCCGTCCAGGTAGTATTCGCCGCTGGTCGGCCGGTCCAGGCAGCCCAGGGTGTTCATCAGGGTCGATTTGCCGGAGCCGGAAGGCCCCATGATCGCCATGACTTCGCCGCGTGCCACTTCGAGCGAGAGGCCGCGCAGGGCGTGCACTTCTACATCGCCCATTTGATAGACCTTGGTGAGGTTACGCGCCTCAACCACCAGGTCTTTCTTTGTTGCGCTAATTGAAACCTCCCATGAATTGGTTGGAAGGATCCATCGGGTCAAAGCTGGATACCGGTGGGTTGAGCACGATCACATCGCCTTCCTTCAATTCGCCGTCCAGAATTTCGCTATAGGTCTCAGACGAGGCGCCCAGGGTGATCTGCACCGGCTCCATGCGCACGCCGCGTTGCACATACACCACGCGGTGGCCGTTTTGCACGCGCACCGCGCGGTTAGGCACCAGCAACACGTCTTCTAGTTCGGTCACCACGATGTTGACCACCGCGGTCATGCCCGGGCGCACATTGGCATCGGCATCATCCAGCTCCACTACCACGCGGAAGGTCACGCCGCCCTGCGTGCTGTTGCCTGATTGGGCCACGGCTACCACTTCGCCCGCGTAGGCCACATCCTGCACAGCATCCAGCACCACGCTGGCCGGCTGGCCCACGGCAATGCGGTTGATGTCGACTTCAGAGACTTCCACCACCACCTGCACGGTGCTGAGGTTATCCACCTGCACGGCCGGCGCACCGGTGTTCACCAGGTCGCCCGCGTTGGGGTAAATATCGGTGAGGGTGCCATTGAACGGCGCTAGGATGTAGCCCATGTCCACGCTGGCCTGAGCGGCGGCCAGGCGTGCCTCGGCCGCGGCGCGCTGCTGGGCGCTAGGCCCCTGGCTGACTTCGTCATAGTGTTGCTGGGCAATCTCCAGTTGGGCCTTCGCCAGCGCCAGATCGGCCTCGGCCTTGGCGATTGGTGTGGCGCCGGAGCCCGAGGACAGGGCGTTGTACTGGCGCACAGCCGCATCGTATTTCTGCTGCGCCTCGGTGAGCTGCAACAGCAGCCCGGCACGCGTCAGGTCGCCCTCGGCGCGGCTGGCAAAGGGTTCGTAGGCATTGCGCGCCCGGTCAAGCCCGTCTTGCGCCAGGATCATATTAGCCTTGGCCTGGTCAATATCCACCGGGCGGCCGGGGTTGCTGATCGAGCTGAGATAGCGCTGGGCCTTCTCGAAAGCGTCTTGCGCCTCGGCCAGCTCTTTTTGCGCCTGGCTCAGGCCCAGATCACCAAACGAATTTTCAAAGTCTTCGAAAGCATCCTGGGCACTTTGCAGATCGGCCTGGGCGAGGATGACGTTAGGTGGCATCGAGGAGATCACCAGGCTGGCGATCACATCGCCTTTGCGCACCCGGTCACCCACGGCGAAATGGATCTCCTCCACCACGCCTGAGGTCTCCCAGGCCAGCGCGGCGCTCTGCAGGGCGCGCACGCTGCCGGTGGCGCCCACCGTGGCGACCAGGCTGCCGCGCTCCACGCGGGCGGTCTGCACATTGCTGGCCGCCGACTGGCTGGGCTGGCTGGCGTTACGCACCAGCACCGCCACCACCAGCAGCAGCAACGCCGCCCCACCGACGATGAACCATTTGCGGGTATCCATCGTCTTGAACCATTCGACGATGGACCATTTGCGGGTGCCCATCGTTTTGAACCATTCTTGAATGCGCTTGATCATGTATCTTTTATGACTCCTTGGTCTGATCCGCCCGGTTCTCCAGGCTGGTAATCGCTTTATTGAGTAAGTGCACCAATTGCGCTTGTTCCTCGGCCTCCAGGCCGCTCAACAATACGCCAATCTGTTTACGTTGAAACTGCTGGGCACGTTTCGCGAAGGCGCGCGCCTTTTCGGTCAGGTGCAGGCGCAGCGAACGCTTATCCTGCGGATCAGCCTGGCGCAGCAGCCAGCCCTCCCCCTCCAGCTTGCGCAAGCCCACGCTAACCGTGGGGGCGCTCAAGTGCAGCAGCTGCGCCAGTTCATTGACGCGAATGCCGGGATGGCGCTGCACGGCAAACAACAAGCCGAGCTGCGACAAGCTAAGCTCCAGATCCTTGGCGGCCATGCGGCCCAGCCCCAGGCCTTCCAGGCGTTGCAGCACGGCGATCAATTGCTCTTGCGAAGCGGCAGTCTTGTTTTGCATAGTAGTTAGTTTATCTAACTAAACGATTGTAGTCAACGCGGCCATCGATAACATGTGGGCTGGATAAGAAAGCTATTTCTGCAAGCCGGATCGAGTTGACACGCACTCGGCGCCTGCCTACACTACAACGATTGACTATGCGCATTAAGGAGCACCGCTGAGCATGCCTAAAACCGCCGCCCCCTTCAGCCTGGGTGCCAAGAGCACCCTGCCCCCGGCCATCCAGGCCTGGGCCAGCTACCTGGCCGACCAAGGCTCTTCGCTGCACACGGTCAAAGCCTTCACTGGTGATGTGCGCCTGCTGGCCAGCTTCCTGCCAGCGGATCAGCCCGTGGGCAGTATCACCACCAATGACCTGAACAATTTTCTGGAGTGGATGCAACACAAGCGCGGCGTGGAGTGCAGCCCCAAGACGCTCAGCCGGCGCATCACGTCACTCAAGGGCTTCTTCCGCTGGCTGCAAGCCGGTGGCGCCGTGCTGGCCGATCCCGCCGAGCGCGTGGTGCAGCGCAGCGTGCTCAGCCCGCTGCCCGCGGTGCTCAATGAAGCCGCACTGCAGAACGTGCTGGCCGTAGCCGCGCGCCAGCGCCGCGGCAAGCAAGGCGATGCGCGCGCCTACACCCTGCTGGCCCTGCTGCTCAGCACTGGCATCAAGAAGGGGGAGACGCTGGCGCTGAAAACCAATCACGTGGATATGGAAGCGGCCGAAGGCCCGCTGCTGTTCGTGCGCTACCCCAGCCCCAAGGATCGTTACAAGGAGCGCAAGATCAGCCTGCCGCTGGAATGGGTGGAAGCGTACGAGGAGTACCGCCGCCAATATGATCTCAGCCGCGCCCTGTTTCCCTGGTCCCCGCGCCGCTTGGAATACTTGCTGGAAGATATCGGCAAAGCCGCCGGCCTGCCGCAACAGCTTTCGTTCCTGATGTGCCGCTGGAGTTGTGCGCTGCGCGACCTGCGCAGCGGGATGGATGAAACTTTGCTGCGCCAAAAATTAGGCGTCTCCGAGATCCAATGGCGCGAGTTGAGCATGAAACTCAACCGCCTGCGCGCTGAAGACCAGTTGCAATTGTTCTGATAGAGATTAGAGTGAGCAGGTAGTGCTCTCTCTGGGACAGCCATGATTTTTGTCATTCCGCTGAGCGGCGCAGCCGCGAAAGGGGAATCCGCCAAGGGTTTGGGTTAGTACTGCCTTATCTGATCAATTCGGCACGCACGGCACAGAAGATATGCCAGCAGCCCGGCCCCCTGCCCACGCTCTACTCGCTACCTGTCACCAGCTCAGCATGCACCGCCGCTTGCCCCGGTGCGGCGGCATAGCCGTGCGCCAGGCGCAAGCCCGGCGCCCACACCACCGCATCGCCGGCACATAGCAGCGGCCAGGCGGCGCGGGCACGCTGCGGCAGCTTGGCATTGATGAACAGGTCGGCCAGCTTTTGGCGGCCATGGGGCAACGCCATGCGGTCGCCCGCTTGCGGGCGGCGCAAAACCAATTGCGCCGCCAGGCTAGCATCCAGCCAGGCTTGGAACGCGTCGGCGGCCGGCGCCGCCGGCGCGGCCTGCACCTGCAGCCGCAGCCGCCAGCCTGCCCCCAGGGTCACATCGGCGGGCGTTGGCAGCGCCAGCTGGGCCTGCGGCGCCTGTGGCCAGGCGGCAGGCAGCTGCCCGCGGCGCAATACCTCACGTTCCGCCAGCCAAAGCTGCGGCCCTTCCACCAGCAGCACCAAGCCATCGAACCAATCCTGCTCGCCCGGCTGGCCGTCCAACGCGGCGCGCGCCTGCTCGATCAACCCAAAGGTAAGCGCATCCCTATGCGGGCGCAGCACACTGGCGGCGCGCTGCAACACCCGGCGCTGCAGGGCGAGTGGTTCGGCAGCCAAGGCCCCGCGCTGCAGGCCAATAAAGCCTGCGGCGCGCCGCGCAACGCAGCGCTGCCAGGCCGCCTCACTGGCGGCTTGCAGCACCTCATTCTCAGCAGCCTGCACTGCGGCGCTGTGTGCCAGGCGCGTCTTCACGCCCGGTGCCAGCGCTTCCATTGCGGGCAGCAGGGTGTGGCGCACCCGGTTACGGAAAAATGCGGGGTCGTGATTGCTGGGATCCTGTTGCACGGCAAGCGCGTGGGTTTTGCAATATGCCAACACCGCGGCACGGCTTGTCTCCAGCAGCGGGCGCACCAAGGCCACGCGATCACTCCATGGATTGGGCCGCCAATAGGCAGGCATGCCTTGCAGCCCCTGCGCGCCCGCCCCGCGCAGCATATGCATCACCAGCGTCTCGGCCTGATCATCGGCAGTGTGTGCGCTGAGCACGGCGTGGGCGCCGTGCTGCTCGGCCAGCTCAAACAAGAAGGCATAGCGTGCCGCACGCGCCGCCGCCTCCAGCGATTGCTTGTGCTGCCGCGCCAAAGCGGCCACATCCACGCGCCGGCTGGCAAACGCCATGCCGTAGCCAGCCGCCACCCGGCGCGCCGCGGCGGCCTCCGCCGCCGATTCGGGCCGCAGCGCATGGTCCAGGTGCGCGGCCAGTAGCGGCCAACGGCCCAGGCCGTGCAAGGCATGCAGCAAACTGGCACTATCCGGCCCGCCGGAGAAGCCCACTACCAGCAGCCCGCCGGGCGCCAACTGCGCCACGGCCGCCGCCGAGAGGAACGCACTTTCACCCATAGGCTGATTATAGCGAGGCGCGCCGGCCCAGCGGCCACGCCGGCATGAATTGCCGCCCCGCCGCCTTTATGCTAGACTCAACTCCTTATGATGGCGCAGACCTATACGCTGCTGGTGGTTGACGACGATCTGGATACCCTCAAGCTGGTGGGCACCACGCTTGAAAAGCAGGGCTTCGTGATCCACATCGCCAAAGATGGGCAGGAAGCGCTGGACAAGGTGCAGGAAGCCAAGCCCGATCTGATCCTCTTGGATGTAATGATGCCCAAGATGGATGGCTACGAAGTCACCCGCCGCCTGCGCGCCAACCCACAAACCGCGGGCATCCCCATCATTCTGTTCACCGCCAAAGCCCAGGTAGACGATAAGGTGGCCGGCCTGGAAGCTGGAGCCGACGATTACCTGACCAAGCCGACCCACCCCGCCGAGCTGGTAGCCCGCGTGCGCAACATCCTTAAGCGCCCGGTGACCAGCATGCTGCCGCCGCTCCCCAGCGAGGAGCCCAGCCGCCCGGCGGCCAGCCCGCCGCCTGCCGCCATCCCGGCGGGCAGTAGCCAGAGAGTCATCGGTGTGCTCGCTGCCAAGGGCGGCCAGGGCGTTTCAACCCTGTGCATTAACCTGGCAGCCGGCCTGGCCGAGCAATACCCGCAAAGCGCCATCCTCCTGGCCGAACTCACCCCCGGCCACGGCGATCTCAACATTCGCCTGGGCCAAAGCGGCGATGGCCTGGCGCAATTGCTGCGCCGCTCGGCACGCGATATCTATCGCAGCGCGGTGGAAGCTGCGCTCAGCGAACACAAGGGCAACCAGCGCCTGCTGCTGGCTGGCACGCGCCCCAGCGATGCCCCGCTGAGCCAGGCGGGCGAGCAGATGGCCGCCATCATCGGCGAGCTCAAGCAGATCGCCAACCATGTCGTGCTGGATCTGGGCGTCGGCCTTTCGCTGGGCAACCAGCGCGCCCTGGCCTTGTGCAGCCATGTTCTCGTAGTGGCTGAGCCCGATCCGTATACCTTTGAGCAGACCAAAGCGCTGCTGGCAGACCTGGAAGCGCTGCCGCTGCCCAATGCGCGCCTGATGGCCGCCATGGTGCACCGCGTGCGCAACGACCTGGCGGTGAATGCGGCCGAATTGCAGAAACAGCTCGGCCGTGAGCTCGACGCCGTCTTCACCCCGGCGCCCGAGCTGGCCTACCAGGCCACACGCCAACAGCAATCCATGCTCGAGACGGACCCGCAGAGCTATAGCGCCCAGCAGACCCTGAAACTGGTCAACCTGATCGCAGAACCCAAGCGTCGCCGCTGATCCGGCAAGTTGCATTGATTTTTTATTGCGATGAAACGCTAGCGTGCCCCGCGCCGGCCAAATTGCTTTTCCAATACATCGATCGATAAATGGATCATCGTCGGGCGGCCGTGCGGGCAGGTGCGCGGCGCCTCGCAGGCCTCCAGATCGCGCAGCAAAGCGCGCTGCGCCTCCGGCGAAAGCGCCTGGCCGGCCTTCACCGCGATGCGTTTGCAGATCCGTGCGATCAGCTTGGCTTCCAACTGCTTTTCCAGCGGCTGCTCATCTTCTTCGAAATCTTCCACCACGGCACGCAGCGCCGCCTCTGGGTCTGAGCCTAACAACAGGGCCGGGATGGCACGCACCTTATAGGTCTGCGGGCCAAACGGTTCAACATCAAAGGCCAGGCCGCGCAACGTATCCAGTTGCCCTTCCAGCAGCTCGGCTTGCGCCGCGGGCAGCTGCACCGTGGCGGGCTCCAGCAGCAATTGCGAGCCGAGTTGGCTGCGCTGGCTCTGAAAGCGCTCGTACAGCACACGCTCGTGCGCGGCGTGCTGGTCTACCAAATATAAGCCATCCGGCCCTTCCGCCACCAAGTACGCCGAGCCCACCTGCCCCACCAGGCGCAGCAGGGGTACGCCCGGCAGCCGCGGCTGGGCGGCTTGCGCGGCGGGTATGGGCGCGGCTGCGTCTTCCTCCGGCGGCATGGCCAGCTCGGAGTAGGGTTCGGGGGCCGGCTCGGCGGGAGCCGGCATCGGGCGCCAGGCCAGCCCGGGTTGTAGCGGCTCCAGTTGCGGCAGCGGGGCGTGTGCCAGCAGGGCGCGGCGCACGGCGCGCTGCAAGGTAGTGAACACACGGTCGCGCTGGGCGAAGCGCACCTCGGCTTTGGTGGGATGTACATTGACATCCACCAGCTCGCTGGGCAGCTCAATGAACAGCACCACCAGCGGGTAGCGCCCCACCATCAGTAAGCCGTGATAGGCCTGGATGGTGGCGGCGGCCAGGGCGCTATCTTGCACCCAGCGCCCATTAACAAAAAAGGTCAGCTCGGCGCGGTTGCCGCGCGTCAGATCCGGCGGGCTGATAAAGCCGCTCACCCCCACCAGCGCATCCGGCGCTTCCACCGGGATCATGCGCCGTGCCAGGCCGGCATCATACAGTGTGGCCAGGATCTCGCGCCGCTCCCCGTTGCCACTGGTTTGCAGGGTATGGCGCCCGTCCATTTGCAGGTCGAAGGCCACGCCGGGATAGGCCAGGGCATAACGGGCCACCAGTTGGCTGATGTGGCGACGCTCGGTAGCATCGCCTTTGAGGAATTTGCGCCGGGCAGGCAGATTGAAAAAGAGGTCCTCAACATGCGCCAGGGTACCCACTGGCGCGCCGATCTGTTCCAGGGCGGCGCGCTGGCCAGCATCCACCTGAATGCGCGCCGCCGCCTCACTGGCCGGCGGGCGCGAGGTGAGCGTGAAGCGCGACACCGAGGCGATCGCCGCCAGCGCTTCGCCGCGGAAGCCCAGGGTGTGAATGTGTTCCAGATCCTCGGCGGCGGCCAGCTTGCTGGTGGCATGCCGCTCCAGCGCCAGCGGCAGCTCGGCTACGGGGATACCCAGGCCATCATCGCTCACCTCGATCAGGCGCTGGCCGGCGCCTTCCACGCGCACCTGGATGCGGCTGGCCCCCGCATCCAGCGCGT
Protein-coding regions in this window:
- the mutL gene encoding DNA mismatch repair endonuclease MutL codes for the protein MPIRMLPDALASQIAAGEVVERPASVVKELVENALDAGASRIQVRVEGAGQRLIEVSDDGLGIPVAELPLALERHATSKLAAAEDLEHIHTLGFRGEALAAIASVSRFTLTSRPPASEAAARIQVDAGQRAALEQIGAPVGTLAHVEDLFFNLPARRKFLKGDATERRHISQLVARYALAYPGVAFDLQMDGRHTLQTSGNGERREILATLYDAGLARRMIPVEAPDALVGVSGFISPPDLTRGNRAELTFFVNGRWVQDSALAAATIQAYHGLLMVGRYPLVVLFIELPSELVDVNVHPTKAEVRFAQRDRVFTTLQRAVRRALLAHAPLPQLEPLQPGLAWRPMPAPAEPAPEPYSELAMPPEEDAAAPIPAAQAAQPRLPGVPLLRLVGQVGSAYLVAEGPDGLYLVDQHAAHERVLYERFQSQRSQLGSQLLLEPATVQLPAAQAELLEGQLDTLRGLAFDVEPFGPQTYKVRAIPALLLGSDPEAALRAVVEDFEEDEQPLEKQLEAKLIARICKRIAVKAGQALSPEAQRALLRDLEACEAPRTCPHGRPTMIHLSIDVLEKQFGRRGAR
- a CDS encoding response regulator, which encodes MMAQTYTLLVVDDDLDTLKLVGTTLEKQGFVIHIAKDGQEALDKVQEAKPDLILLDVMMPKMDGYEVTRRLRANPQTAGIPIILFTAKAQVDDKVAGLEAGADDYLTKPTHPAELVARVRNILKRPVTSMLPPLPSEEPSRPAASPPPAAIPAGSSQRVIGVLAAKGGQGVSTLCINLAAGLAEQYPQSAILLAELTPGHGDLNIRLGQSGDGLAQLLRRSARDIYRSAVEAALSEHKGNQRLLLAGTRPSDAPLSQAGEQMAAIIGELKQIANHVVLDLGVGLSLGNQRALALCSHVLVVAEPDPYTFEQTKALLADLEALPLPNARLMAAMVHRVRNDLAVNAAELQKQLGRELDAVFTPAPELAYQATRQQQSMLETDPQSYSAQQTLKLVNLIAEPKRRR
- a CDS encoding site-specific integrase, with protein sequence MPKTAAPFSLGAKSTLPPAIQAWASYLADQGSSLHTVKAFTGDVRLLASFLPADQPVGSITTNDLNNFLEWMQHKRGVECSPKTLSRRITSLKGFFRWLQAGGAVLADPAERVVQRSVLSPLPAVLNEAALQNVLAVAARQRRGKQGDARAYTLLALLLSTGIKKGETLALKTNHVDMEAAEGPLLFVRYPSPKDRYKERKISLPLEWVEAYEEYRRQYDLSRALFPWSPRRLEYLLEDIGKAAGLPQQLSFLMCRWSCALRDLRSGMDETLLRQKLGVSEIQWRELSMKLNRLRAEDQLQLF
- the tilS gene encoding tRNA lysidine(34) synthetase TilS — its product is MGESAFLSAAAVAQLAPGGLLVVGFSGGPDSASLLHALHGLGRWPLLAAHLDHALRPESAAEAAAARRVAAGYGMAFASRRVDVAALARQHKQSLEAAARAARYAFLFELAEQHGAHAVLSAHTADDQAETLVMHMLRGAGAQGLQGMPAYWRPNPWSDRVALVRPLLETSRAAVLAYCKTHALAVQQDPSNHDPAFFRNRVRHTLLPAMEALAPGVKTRLAHSAAVQAAENEVLQAASEAAWQRCVARRAAGFIGLQRGALAAEPLALQRRVLQRAASVLRPHRDALTFGLIEQARAALDGQPGEQDWFDGLVLLVEGPQLWLAEREVLRRGQLPAAWPQAPQAQLALPTPADVTLGAGWRLRLQVQAAPAAPAADAFQAWLDASLAAQLVLRRPQAGDRMALPHGRQKLADLFINAKLPQRARAAWPLLCAGDAVVWAPGLRLAHGYAAAPGQAAVHAELVTGSE
- a CDS encoding MarR family transcriptional regulator, whose protein sequence is MQNKTAASQEQLIAVLQRLEGLGLGRMAAKDLELSLSQLGLLFAVQRHPGIRVNELAQLLHLSAPTVSVGLRKLEGEGWLLRQADPQDKRSLRLHLTEKARAFAKRAQQFQRKQIGVLLSGLEAEEQAQLVHLLNKAITSLENRADQTKES